In a single window of the Necator americanus strain Aroian chromosome X, whole genome shotgun sequence genome:
- a CDS encoding hypothetical protein (NECATOR_CHRX.G24700.T1) — translation MTVTRGLAIRGEKVPSRNVGGVGFLVHPYVVHLVDSHEVLSPRLAILRLRPLRQKSISIINCYSPTSAADESELDAFYEKLEEVVRNEKSFYKFVVGDFKAKLGKATEEEYRIGRFGLGDRNENGNRLAGRLSAARLFYGNSLFMKKKSSSVDMGIAQWRDLCGDRPHTHQPEVVFT, via the coding sequence atgacggtcaCTCGTGGACTCgccattcgtggagagaaggttccgtcgcgaaatgtaggcggtgttggttttctTGTGCACCCAtatgtcgtccatctcgtcgattctcacgaggtcctgtcacctcgtctggccattcttcgcctccgccctctgcgccaaaaatccatcagtatcatcaactgctactcaccaacatcagcagctgatgaatctgaattggacgcgttttacgagaagctggaggaagtagtccgcaacgagaagtccttctacaaatttgttgtcggagacttcaaggcaaaactaggaaaggccacagaagaggaatacaggattggaagatttggactaggggaccggaatgaaaatggcaatcgtctcgccgggcggttgtccgccgctcgcctcttttatgggaactctcttttcatgaaaaaaaaatcatcgtcggtggacatgggaatcgcccaatggcgcgacttgtgcggagatcgaccacatactcaccaaccggaggtggtgtttacttga
- a CDS encoding hypothetical protein (NECATOR_CHRX.G24705.T1) has translation MEHQESSFACLVNQRTTAAVRTQAGCTTPFEVVTGVRQGTVTGPLPFNLAIDDIMRRIVDQCPDDIVLAPSGCPLTDREYAEDVVIFAESSIKLQHVDSYNMSSTCSPARDWRAGARCL, from the coding sequence atggagcaccaggaaagttcgttcgcttgcttggtgaatcaacgaacaactgctgcagttcgaacacaagccggatgtacaacaccgtttgaagtggtaactggagtaagacaagggacaGTGACAGGTCCCTTGCCGTTCAAtctcgccatcgacgacattatgcgaagaatagtcgaccagtgtcctgacgacattgtcttagcaccttcagggtgccccttgactgatcgcGAGTACGCCGaagatgttgttatattcgcggaaagcagtataaaacttcaacatgttgacAGTTATAATATGAGTAGTACGTGTTCACCGGCGcgggattggcgcgccggcgctagatgcctatag
- a CDS encoding hypothetical protein (NECATOR_CHRX.G24701.T1): MEKNICYRQRRRQEVVYDDCVLEDSLSQGDWHIEKDPNVDYEMLLRGLRACAERASKPRTTNLDRISKTTKELLERRKDLRLDPNASHIEPLVANTGCRKVLQEDLLKYRQKKILEAAQKSESKEVPQGSPRI, from the coding sequence atggaaaagaacatctgctatcggcaacgaaggagacaagaagtcgtctacgacgattgcgtgctcgaggactccttgtcccaaggtgactggcacatcgagaaggacccaaacgtggactacgagatgctgctcagaggattacgagcctgtgctgagcgtgcctcgaagccgcgcacgacaaacttggatcggaTTTCGaaaaccaccaaggaattgttggaaagaagaaaggatttgaggcttgatccgaatgcatcgcacattgagccgttagtagcaaacactggCTGCAGAAAAGtattgcaggaggatcttttgaaatacaggcagaagaagattctggaagcagcacaaaaaagcgagtctaaagaagtgccgcagggatctccgcgaatataa
- a CDS encoding hypothetical protein (NECATOR_CHRX.G24702.T1): MTSYLQKERIPDQWKTSRTVLIHKKGDREDLRNYRPICLLSVLYKVFTKIILTRISRVLGEGQHQEQAGFRQGFSCLDHIQTVSRVIEVCREYLLPFVLTFVDYKKAFDSVKRMQYCQRWSTKVWTRRM, translated from the coding sequence atgacatcctaccttcagaaagaaaggatcccagaccagtggaagacctcgcgaaccgttcttatccataagaaaggtgaccgagaggaccttcggaactaccgtccgatatgcttgctgagcgtgttgtacaaagtattcaccaagatcatcctcacgcgcatatctagagTGCTTGGTGAAGGCCAGcatcaagaacaagctggattccgtcaggggttcagctgcttggaccacatccagaccgtgtcgagggtcatagaggtttgccgagAATACCTCCTGCcctttgttctaaccttcgtcgactataagaaagcctttgacagcgtgaaacgaatgcaatactgtcagcgctggtcgaccaaggtgtggacgcgtcgcatgtga
- a CDS encoding hypothetical protein (NECATOR_CHRX.G24699.T1) — MTSSIGKLNSKSPANAPYFIPAATSNGDVHTAGVRTTVVIRVRRKDSLDESKAEQHLDRHYCGNTRETGKCGKSAID; from the exons ATGACGTCATCGATAGGGAAACTGAACAGTAAGAGTCCTGCGAATGCCCCTTACTTCATTCCAGCtgccacttcaaacggtgatGTGCATActgctggtgttcgaactacAGTAGTTATTCGTGTGCGTCGCAAAGACAGCCTCGACGAGTCAAAAGCCG AACAGCACCTGGATCGGCACTACTGTGGAAACACaagagaaacaggaaaatgtGGGAAAAGTGCAATAGATTGA
- a CDS encoding hypothetical protein (NECATOR_CHRX.G24704.T1), with translation MYFFQLAFIFISAISLLAASRQVIANKKKKNYGQTEGPDVQLSQEEAKRLSAKLKKPLLCDFHLNSTDNIYASKIRLFITTNYPLFIAFHVYFLRKWSLFRWSSNV, from the exons ATGTACTTCTTTCAACTGGCATTCATCTTCATTTCAGCCATATCCCTATTGGCGGCTTCAAG ACAAGTGATcgccaacaaaaaaaaaaagaattacggTCAAACAGAAGGTCCTGATGTGCAACTGTCTCAGGAGGAAGCGAAACGACTAAGCGCAAAACTGAAGAAACCTTTGCTCTGCGATTTTCACCTCAATAGTACTGACAACATCTATGCTTCAAAAATAAGATTGTTCATAACCACTAACTACCCTCTTTTCATTGCATTTCATGTCTACTTTCTGAGAAAATGGAGCCTCTTTCGTTGGTCTTCAAATGTCtag
- a CDS encoding hypothetical protein (NECATOR_CHRX.G24703.T1), with the protein MSAKLFTAVLQWIMESLSWEERGIRFDGRFLTNIRFADDIVLFSSSTSEAETMLNELNEIGKRIGLRINRKKTQFMKNASCEDGGVQLEGSQIVETSSYVYLGRSMNMENDLKEELNRRMRAAWAAFAAVREATDQLTDQDLRTHLFDSTVLPALCYAADTWADTAAMSRKLFTTHRALERCLLKFNRRTQHLAGLRSSDLRGMSRLRDPAEYVSKAKHRWAGHIMR; encoded by the coding sequence atgtcggcgaagctgttcacggctgtattgcaatggataatggaatcactttcctgggaagaaaggggcatacgttttgatggaagattcctcACGAAcattcgtttcgcggacgacatcgttctcttttcgagcagcaccagtgaagcagaaacgatgctcaacgaattgaacgaaatagggaagagaataggactacgaataaaccgaaagaagacacagttcatgaagaacgcctcctgcgaggacggaggagtacaacttgaaggctcccaaatcgtggaaacttcgtcatacgtatacctcggacgttctatgaacatggaaaacgacttgaaggaagaactgaatagaagaatgagagcagcatgggcagcattcgcagccgtcagggaagctacggaccaactgacggaccaagatcttcgtacccatctgttcgactcgacagtccttccagcgctctgttacgcagcggataCGTGGGCGGACACCGCGGCCATGTCTAGGAAGCTatttactacccacagagcccttgagagatgtctcctgaagtttaaccggcgcacacaacaccttgccggtcttcgtagctccgacttaagaggaatgtcccgtcttcgcgacccagcggaatatgtatcgaaagcaaaacatagatgggccggtcacatcatgagatga